A stretch of DNA from Echeneis naucrates chromosome 3, fEcheNa1.1, whole genome shotgun sequence:
TTTGAGCCACCATGACCAATCGAGGCAGAGTTCTTCAGGCACTGATGTTGTATAGCACTTATCACCTGAATGTCCTGCATACTGACAGCAGTATCAAAAAGTCTTAGCCCCCCcaagcaaatataaaaatactgtaagcagcatccacaatcaactgctGCGTTGCTATGCCgttgctgggagagctgtcaaagctgtaacaCATATATCAAACCAACCAAATCACACATGatgaaaaagtgatgaaaaggCAATCTGAGCTGATTTGATTGGCCAGCTGACCTTCGCTACCAGTTGTTGCAGACAGCTGAGACTGAGTGCACGGATGAGCCTAATTCaactgaagaaaatgtaaaatggtaAAAAGGATCGTGTAAAATTAGGGTTTTGTGTCTTAGTGGAGAGTTGGAAAGCTGCAACCAGAATGCTCTGACAGCTCATCCGCAGACATCCCAACCCTCCCGCAAGAGGGCAGAGGGGCTGTGTGACCCCTACTCTAATGGTGGTAGATCTGCTTgtgcacacagcaacacaaaactctcAGAGTAAACTCTGCTGAGAGAGGCAGGTCGTCTTTCTGTCCAATTTTACAGTTCGTAGCCCTTTTACTGCAGCCTCTGCCTTCTTGCAGACATGTCTCGCCAGTTCCCGAAGGTGACTCTGAGTGAGGCAGAAGAGGAGACTCAGTTGTTAGCAGAGAAAGTGTATGCATCTGCTCTAAAGGAAGAAGACAACAAGGATGCCTTATCAATGTTCACTGTGCCAGAGGACTGCCCGATTGGCCTCCAGCAAGCAAAAGAACATGAACTGCTTAAGGAGCTGGCCGAGCAACAGTCAGAGGAGACTTCCAAGAGGTAGGTCCTGCCGTTGGGGAAGAAATCATGGATGCACATCTCATTGTCATCAACCAGATCAGTATCACAAATCATCATACACCAAGTAATGAGCTGTACTTAACATTTTGTTTACaatattaatgtttttcattttgcagaaaGAAAAGCTTGAAGATGATTCGATCCCAGTCAATGTCCCTGCAGATCCCAGTGAATGCAGACTGGACACGTTCACTGGCTGCTACACCATTCCTGTCCCCCAGTTCCACCTGCTCATCAGTGCAAGAAAACTGCCCTGATTACCAGAGGGTCACCATTAGTGGTGATTACTGTGCCGGAGTAAGTACTACTGATAAGAACATCATTCTGATTTGAAAAAATATGCACTGCTTGAACATCTTACCGTGCATTTTTATCAGCTATTTCCATCTGATTATTGTCATGTTAGGCACATTATTGCAATATTGTATTGTAGTATTGTAATATTTCCACATAGATAAGATAAGAGAAAGGTTTATCAATTCATTTGAGTTATGCCCATTCCCCTTTCAGATCACCGTGGAAGACTATGAACAGGCAGCCAAAAGTCTTTTTAAGGCCCTGCTTATTCGTGAGAAATACTCAAAGCTAGCATATCATAGATTCTGCAGAACTGCAGCCCAGTTCCTCCGCAGAGCTGAGGCCATGAGATGGAGCGAGGAAGATGAAGTCCTGCCAGGTTTGTAGCACTTGGAGCCAGGCTCACTGATGTTTTATTCTGCCGTTTATATCAGTGACAGAACCTTTCGGCCTCCAGATATATGCCCGTGTCCATCAAATGGGGAGGATCCCTACAGCATGGACAACCTCCCTGAGAATCTGAATTATGAACTGAAAATGAAGGATGGAATAGTGAATGTGTATGACAATGAAGATGCTCTGGAAAAAAACTGTCCACATGACCTTCCATACCCAGACTTAGAGACTTTTGCCATTGACCTCAGTCATGTGTTGGCAATGATCGCAGATGGACCCACGTGAGTTTCCAAAACAAAAGGAAGCTGCCACTGTGCCGATTGCAAAACCTTCTGTTTTTACATATGAAGCACTCAGTTGCATCTGTCAGTGTTATATAGTATGCACTTATTTTCAGGAAGACCTACTGTCACAGAAGGCTAAATTTCTTGAGTTCAAAGTTCTACCTCCACGAGATGCTCAATGAGATGGCTGAGCTAAAGGAATTGAAAAGTGTGCCGCACAGAGATTTCTACAATGTTAGGAAGGTTAGTGGTCAATTTGTAAGCGTTATTGAGACTGTGCAATCCAATATATTGCAACAAGTATTGCctgaacaaaacattcaaacattcagtGTCAGTGCATCCAttgcaaagagaaagagaaccAATTGaacgtgaacacacacaaaatattttgcCAAATTTTTTGCTTCCCAGGTGGACACACATATTCATGCAGCCGCATGCATGTCTCAGAAACACCTGCTAACCTTCATCCAGAAAACGTATAAAAGTGATGCAGACCGTGTGGTGTTGGAAAAGGGTGGACAAAAGATGACTCTAAAGCAGGTTTTCCGCAACCTCAATAAGGACCCGTATGACCTTACTGTGGACTCACTGGATGTACATGCTGtaagaacagagaaaaatcttcAAATATATTGACGCGTGAGAGCAAAAATTATAAGGTTTCTCTGCTTTGCCAGAATGTGATTGTAAACAGTTTCTGTGCTCCTGTCAAGGCTAAAATGTATTGAGATTTCatgtagaaaaatatttttgcatttaaaattccTTCACTGTCTGGGTCTCTTATTGATGCGACTTAATTTTAATACCAATATAAATTAATAGCAGCACCAGCTGTTCTGAGTTCGCAACTATCCTCTGTAATTCATACATTTTCTTCACAGGGGAGACAAACATTCCACCGGTTTGATAAGTTCAATTCAAAATACAACCCGGTCGGGGCCAGTGAGCTTCGAGAGATTTTCTTGAAAACCGACAACCTCATTAATGGAGAGTATTTTGCTCATATCATTAAGGTATCATATCATAACATCCAATATTTGAAGTTAGAATTGATGCAGAGACAGTTTAGCCCAGTCTCCTTCTCACCTTTCGTAGGAGGTGGCACATGACCTGGAGGAGAGTAAGTATCAGCATGCAGAGCCTCGTCTCTCCATCTATGGACGCTCCCCAGAAGAGTGGCACAATCTGTCCAAGTGGTTCATTCATCACAAACTGCATTCTCCAAACATGAGGTGGATCATCCAAGTTCCTAGAATATAGTGAGTACAATAGTGTtaagaaaaattcaaatttaaaatttcaagAAAATTCGAAGTAATCTGAAGAGTCCCTAAATAGATAGgacaatgttttgttgttttagtgaCATTTTCAAGTTGAAGAAGCTGGTCCCTAATTTTGCCAAGATGTTGGAGaacattttccttcctctgtttgAGGCCACCGTGAATCCACAGAAGCACAAAGAATGCCATGTTTTTCTCAAATATGTAAGAATTTGCACTTTTTGATGTATCAAAACCCATTAAGTTTTAAGAAATCTTACTTTGGTGTGTGCATAAACTTCCTTAAGTTTCTGATTTATGCCCAAATACCATTTTAACTGCCTGGTTACATATTCAGTCTTCTTAGAAAATgcattataaaaaaaactaaatgcttttctttctttctaatgtgtgtgcaggtgtCAGGCTTCGACAGTGTAGACGATGAGTCCAAACACAGTGACCACATGTTTTCCTTCAGGAGCCCAAAGCCAGAACAGTGGACAGCAGATAACAACCCTCCATATAGCTACTACATCTTCCACATGTACGCAAACATCATGGTTCTCAACAACCTCAGAAAGTAAGTGCTAATGCCTTCTTACCTCCTTCAGAACGTGTATCTCACGAAAGGAAAATGGTTCAGTGGACAGCTAACTGCAGAGCTCTCAGGGACACATTGGTGAATTAAGTTAGAAGGAAGTCATAGCTGATGAGACAAACTTTGACATCATGATATACAAATATCTATAAATACAAGAAAGGAAGAACTGAATTACACACTCTTTGAATTGCTCATATTGATTGAGGTGTTATCGTGTCCTCCTTATAGAGAACGTGGACTGAACACCTTCCAGTTCCGTCCCCATTGTGGAGAAGCTGGATCAATCACTCACTTGGTCTCTGCCTTTCTCACCACTGACAACATCTCACATGGACTCAACTTGAAGAAGGTGTGTAAGATTTGTTTAGATTTGTTAAGTTCTGTATTCTGTAACTGCTTGTGCTGAGTGgctattttgttgttgtctgaacTATCGactatttattcattcatttattaatcatataacaccatccatccatccattcatcttcttccgGGTCGCGGcggtgctggagctaatcccagccaGCATTCCAGGCAagaggcggggtacaccctggacaggtcaccagtccatcacagggccaacacacaaagacagacagagaccaacaactactcacactcagacctacggacaatttagagtcaccagttaacccaaacatgatgtcattggatggtaggaggaaaccagagtacctggaggaaacccacacaggcacaggaagaacatgctaactccacATAGCAAGGACCCAGACTGGGAtctgaacccgcaacctttttattgtggggccaCAGCGCGATCCACTACGCCACCCTCacatcataaaatatatttacattttccttttttaatgcatttttggTCACAATTCAGTCTATCCTGTCCCCTCAGAGCCCTGTGCTGCAGTACCTGTACTACCTGGCCCAGGTGCCAATTGCAATGTCTCCACTCAGCAACAACAGCCTTTTCCTGGAATATTCCAAAAATCCTCTCAGAGAATTCCTGCACAAaggcctgtgtgtgtccctgtccACGGACGATCCCATGCAGTTCCACTACACCAAGGTCAATAGAAATAAATGTAGAAGAAATGTTTGAAGGCTCTTATTCCATTTGTCAATATCATTGTATGATATCATGATGAAGATAATTCATGCCCATTAACCCGATTTAGGAACCGCTGATGGAGGAGTATGCCATTGCTGCTCAACTGTGGAAGCTCAGCACCTGTGACGTGTGTGAAATAGCCAGGAACAGCGTGCTGCAAAGTGGACTGTCTCACCAGGTACACCAGTCACAGGCGAAGCCCCATTTCCTTTATTCAGCATCAATCCCATTTGTCCCCCAACAAtgaatttattgtttattgacaGGAAAAGCAACACTTCCTAGGAGTGAACTATCTGAAAGATGGACCTGAAGGGAATGATATCCGTCGGACCAATGTTGCCCAGATCCGCATGGCCTACAGACACGAGACGCTGTGCAATGAACTCAGCTTCATAGTTGATGCAGTGAAGTCTGAAGCCATGAATTCCCAGAACGAATGAAAAGTGCCTCACATTGGACAGAATGTAAACACGCTGAGCTCCTGGTTAACGCCATTTACCCTTATCTTCAACAGTGCCACTGAGTGACTAaaaatttattacatttaaaaaaaaaaatcctgtcaaTTAAAAGGAACTGACTTTCCAGTCACATGTGGGAAACAAAGAGGTTTAGTTAAGTGAAGATGCATGCCTTGGATGACACTTTGGTTTTCTGTCATTACAAAAACCCGCTGTGCACTAACAACTAGACCGTACGCTCCATTTAGTGATTGGGAAAGTCGTAGAAACTGTCTGAGAGATACCTATATACTGCACATAGACATACATTAGATAGCACCGACAGGTTTTCATACGTGattaacaaaatgaaagctgTGAAAAATATCCACGCTTGTAataatatagtttttttttatttttatttaaagtgctACCAAGTTTTGTAGAACGGTATCCAAAACAGGTATGTTGGCTGAAGAAGGACAGTGTGCTAACATTGGGGAAGTCTTCAAAATGATTATGATTTAAACattgccatctagtggacaAATTGCACCATTAAATAAcatcaaagacaaaaaacaagaagagcaTTCAGTGtgacatgcaaaaataaaagcaccttTTTCTCACAAATACAAAGAGGTCACCTTTGACCTTAC
This window harbors:
- the ampd3a gene encoding AMP deaminase 3, with product MSRQFPKVTLSEAEEETQLLAEKVYASALKEEDNKDALSMFTVPEDCPIGLQQAKEHELLKELAEQQSEETSKRKKSLKMIRSQSMSLQIPVNADWTRSLAATPFLSPSSTCSSVQENCPDYQRVTISGDYCAGITVEDYEQAAKSLFKALLIREKYSKLAYHRFCRTAAQFLRRAEAMRWSEEDEVLPDICPCPSNGEDPYSMDNLPENLNYELKMKDGIVNVYDNEDALEKNCPHDLPYPDLETFAIDLSHVLAMIADGPTKTYCHRRLNFLSSKFYLHEMLNEMAELKELKSVPHRDFYNVRKVDTHIHAAACMSQKHLLTFIQKTYKSDADRVVLEKGGQKMTLKQVFRNLNKDPYDLTVDSLDVHAGRQTFHRFDKFNSKYNPVGASELREIFLKTDNLINGEYFAHIIKEVAHDLEESKYQHAEPRLSIYGRSPEEWHNLSKWFIHHKLHSPNMRWIIQVPRIYDIFKLKKLVPNFAKMLENIFLPLFEATVNPQKHKECHVFLKYVSGFDSVDDESKHSDHMFSFRSPKPEQWTADNNPPYSYYIFHMYANIMVLNNLRKERGLNTFQFRPHCGEAGSITHLVSAFLTTDNISHGLNLKKSPVLQYLYYLAQVPIAMSPLSNNSLFLEYSKNPLREFLHKGLCVSLSTDDPMQFHYTKEPLMEEYAIAAQLWKLSTCDVCEIARNSVLQSGLSHQEKQHFLGVNYLKDGPEGNDIRRTNVAQIRMAYRHETLCNELSFIVDAVKSEAMNSQNE